One window from the genome of Salmo salar chromosome ssa25, Ssal_v3.1, whole genome shotgun sequence encodes:
- the znf148 gene encoding zinc finger protein 148 isoform X1, with amino-acid sequence MNIDDKLEGMLLKCSGVVDERVGIGGGGLVVMTLGERGLAHHPLLADDDVEEDDLTGVSIVSHDLIATDELMVHEETVKNDREEGMMQRLSHKLPCTLHMPVSIKQELKLSSDPLMLGKKERKQPRDLTTECHKKKRKQRSPAKILTINEDGSLGLQSPKCHVCGHCNAAFRTNYHLQRHVFIHTGEKPFQCSQCDMRFIQKYLLQRHEKIHTGEKPFRCEECGMRFIQKYHMERHRRTHSGEKPYQCDYCHQYFSRTDRVLKHRRMCRERKAHKTAAAGKDGGLLSDTESLGFSFPAKECSLPKKKRLKTSDKSQCALSAAATENVATVTSLGNMDREVEQRPSKIECLPLYVVTSKVVKDEYVMADYSVALPDSSSGRQLGLGGENLSSEEIHPPKLVLKKVPKRSLKQPTEPEPPESLSPLSSFEDCKVTRYTFEIVDKQGLLDVDVANSDLDPVDALPGGQTKPASSSTHYDDAVQFLKKKRYLQQVTMANNDNREYAVNVSSIASQPSATQVAVASVIDETVPATILEPQPLSVELKSNHDKNVLPDEVLQTLLDHYSNKANVQPDISFSVADTEVTSSISINSSDVSEGSPVESLGSNSQAPSAEKSSLLHEYSKFLQQALERTSQNDSYLSSQSLTFVTESPSLSNQPLFSTEKQYPSPSRFTAGTGRSGMNSPLRSTLEKPHFGLLVGDSQHSFSFSGDETTTSAVSPTEDFLEGVASSKKTDAQGLHQTYQISTFDQNFPSQFQTSRSGITSQFTIANGQVSLRSHGTDFSEFPIETRSQLNSSPDATSSQTFG; translated from the exons ATGAACATTGATGACAAGCTGGAGGGGATGCTGCTAAAGTGTAGTGGGGTAGTGGATGAGAGGGTGGGGATAGGGGGAGGGGGTCTGGTCGTCATGACCCTGGGCGAGAGGGGGTTAGCCCACCACCCCCTGTTAGCTGATGATGATGTAGAGGAAGATGACCTGACAGGGGTTTCAATAGTGTCTCATGACCTGATTGCAACTGATGAACTGATGGTACATGAGGAGACTGTGAAGAATGACCGGGAAGAGGGAATGATGCAGAGACTCTCACACAAGCTGCCATGCACGCTCCACATGCCT GTGAGCATCAAACAAGAGTTGAAGCTGTCTTCGGATCCACTGATgctgggaaagaaagagagaaaacagcCCAGGGACCTCACAACAGAGTGTCACAAGAAGAAGCGAAAACAGCGCTCTCCTGCCAAG ATTCTCACCATCAATGAGGATGGATCATTGGGTCTCCAGAGTCCAAAGTGTCATGTGTGTGGGCACTGCAATGCAGCCTTCCGAACAAACTACCATCTACAAAGACACGTCTTCATCCACACTG GTGAGAAGCCATTTCAGTGCAGCCAGTGTGATATGCGCTTCATACAGAAATACCTTCTCCAGAGACATGAGAAGATCCACACTG GTGAGAAGCCCTTCCGCTGTGAGGAGTGTGGCATGAGGTTCATTCAGAAATACCACATGGAGAGGCACAGAAGGACCCACAGTGGAGAGAAGCCCTATCAATGTGACTACTGCCACCAG TACTTCTCCAGAACAGACCGGGTTCTGAAGCACAGGCGTATGTGCCGTGAGAGGAAAGCCCACAAGACAGCAGCAGCGGGGAAAGATGGAGGACTCCTGAGCGACACAGAATCTCTGGGCTTCTCCTTCCCTGCCAAGGAGTGCTCACTGCCCAAGAAGAAACGCCTGAAGACCTCAGACAAGTCTCAATGTGCTCTCTCAGCTGCTGCCACTGAAAACGTTGCCACAGTCACTTCTCTTGGCAACATGGATAGGGAGGTGGAGCAAAGACCGAGCAAAATTGAATGTCTACCTCTCTATGTGGTTACCTCTAAGGTGGTCAAAGACGAGTATGTGATGGCAGATTATTCGGTGGCACTTCCTGACTCATCTAGCGGGCGGCAGTTGGGGCTGGGTGGAGAGAATCTCTCCTCTGAGGAGATTCATCCTCCCAAGCTGGTCCTCAAGAAGGTCCCCAAGAGGAGTCTGAAGCAACCAACTGAACCTGAACCACCTGAGAGTTTGTCCCCTTTGTCCTCTTTCGAAGACTGCAAAGTCACCAGGTACACGTTTGAGATTGTTGACAAACAAGGTCTTCTGGACGTGGATGTGGCCAACTCGGACCTGGATCCAGTAGACGCTCTCCCAGGAGGGCAGACGAAACCAGCATCCAGCAGCACACACTACGACGATGCCGTGCAGTTCCTGAAGAAGAAGAGGTATCTCCAGCAGGTCACTATGGCCAACAACGACAACCGAGAGTACGCTGTTAATGTAAGCAGCATCGCGTCCCAGCCTTCCGCTACACAAGTCGCAGTGGCCAGCGTCATAGACGAAACCGTTCCCGCCACCATCTTGGAACCCCAGCCGTTGAGCGTCGAGCTCAAGTCCAATCACGACAAGAACGTGCTCCCGGATGAGGTTCTCCAGACTCTCTTGGACCACTACTCAAACAAGGCCAACGTGCAGCCAGATATCTCCTTCAGTGTGGCCGACACTGAGGTGACATCCAGCATCTCCATCAACTCCTCCGATGTGTCTGAGGGCAGCCCGGTAGAAAGCTTGGGAAGTAACTCTCAAGCCCCATCAGCAGAGAAGTCTAGCCTCCTGCACGAGTACTCCAAGTTCCTCCAGCAAGCACTGGAGAGGACCAGCCAGAATGATAGCTACCTGAGCAGCCAGAGTCTTACCTTTGTCACCGAGAGCCCCAGCCTTTCCAACCAGCCTCTGTTCTCCACAGAGAAGCAGTACCCTTCCCCCAGCAGGTTTACCGCTGGTACTGGTAGGTCAGGGATGAACTCTCCACTAAGGTCTACCTTGGAGAAACCCCATTTTGGACTCCTTGTAGGGGACTCCCAGCACTCTTTCTCATTTTCGGGGGATGAAACCACTACCTCGGCCGTGTCGCCAACCGAAGATTTTCTGGAGGGAGTTGCGTCTTCGAAAAAGACTGATGCTCAAGGGTTGCATCAGACTTATCAAATCAGCACCTTCGATCAGAACTTCCCGTCGCAGTTCCAGACCTCACGTTCTGGAATCACCTCCCAATTTACTATTGCCAATGGACAAGTCAGTCTGCGAAGTCACGGAACAGACTTCTCTGAATTCCCCATTGAGACGAGGTCTCAATTGAACTCTTCCCCTGATGCTACAAGCAGTCAAACGTTTGGTTGA
- the znf148 gene encoding zinc finger protein 148 isoform X2 — protein sequence MNIDDKLEGMLLKCSGVVDERVGIGGGGLVVMTLGERGLAHHPLLADDDVEEDDLTGVSIVSHDLIATDELMVHEETVKNDREEGMMQRLSHKLPCTLHMPVSIKQELKLSSDPLMLGKKERKQPRDLTTECHKKKRKQRSPAKILTINEDGSLGLQSPKCHVCGHCNAAFRTNYHLQRHVFIHTGEKPFRCEECGMRFIQKYHMERHRRTHSGEKPYQCDYCHQYFSRTDRVLKHRRMCRERKAHKTAAAGKDGGLLSDTESLGFSFPAKECSLPKKKRLKTSDKSQCALSAAATENVATVTSLGNMDREVEQRPSKIECLPLYVVTSKVVKDEYVMADYSVALPDSSSGRQLGLGGENLSSEEIHPPKLVLKKVPKRSLKQPTEPEPPESLSPLSSFEDCKVTRYTFEIVDKQGLLDVDVANSDLDPVDALPGGQTKPASSSTHYDDAVQFLKKKRYLQQVTMANNDNREYAVNVSSIASQPSATQVAVASVIDETVPATILEPQPLSVELKSNHDKNVLPDEVLQTLLDHYSNKANVQPDISFSVADTEVTSSISINSSDVSEGSPVESLGSNSQAPSAEKSSLLHEYSKFLQQALERTSQNDSYLSSQSLTFVTESPSLSNQPLFSTEKQYPSPSRFTAGTGRSGMNSPLRSTLEKPHFGLLVGDSQHSFSFSGDETTTSAVSPTEDFLEGVASSKKTDAQGLHQTYQISTFDQNFPSQFQTSRSGITSQFTIANGQVSLRSHGTDFSEFPIETRSQLNSSPDATSSQTFG from the exons ATGAACATTGATGACAAGCTGGAGGGGATGCTGCTAAAGTGTAGTGGGGTAGTGGATGAGAGGGTGGGGATAGGGGGAGGGGGTCTGGTCGTCATGACCCTGGGCGAGAGGGGGTTAGCCCACCACCCCCTGTTAGCTGATGATGATGTAGAGGAAGATGACCTGACAGGGGTTTCAATAGTGTCTCATGACCTGATTGCAACTGATGAACTGATGGTACATGAGGAGACTGTGAAGAATGACCGGGAAGAGGGAATGATGCAGAGACTCTCACACAAGCTGCCATGCACGCTCCACATGCCT GTGAGCATCAAACAAGAGTTGAAGCTGTCTTCGGATCCACTGATgctgggaaagaaagagagaaaacagcCCAGGGACCTCACAACAGAGTGTCACAAGAAGAAGCGAAAACAGCGCTCTCCTGCCAAG ATTCTCACCATCAATGAGGATGGATCATTGGGTCTCCAGAGTCCAAAGTGTCATGTGTGTGGGCACTGCAATGCAGCCTTCCGAACAAACTACCATCTACAAAGACACGTCTTCATCCACACTG GTGAGAAGCCCTTCCGCTGTGAGGAGTGTGGCATGAGGTTCATTCAGAAATACCACATGGAGAGGCACAGAAGGACCCACAGTGGAGAGAAGCCCTATCAATGTGACTACTGCCACCAG TACTTCTCCAGAACAGACCGGGTTCTGAAGCACAGGCGTATGTGCCGTGAGAGGAAAGCCCACAAGACAGCAGCAGCGGGGAAAGATGGAGGACTCCTGAGCGACACAGAATCTCTGGGCTTCTCCTTCCCTGCCAAGGAGTGCTCACTGCCCAAGAAGAAACGCCTGAAGACCTCAGACAAGTCTCAATGTGCTCTCTCAGCTGCTGCCACTGAAAACGTTGCCACAGTCACTTCTCTTGGCAACATGGATAGGGAGGTGGAGCAAAGACCGAGCAAAATTGAATGTCTACCTCTCTATGTGGTTACCTCTAAGGTGGTCAAAGACGAGTATGTGATGGCAGATTATTCGGTGGCACTTCCTGACTCATCTAGCGGGCGGCAGTTGGGGCTGGGTGGAGAGAATCTCTCCTCTGAGGAGATTCATCCTCCCAAGCTGGTCCTCAAGAAGGTCCCCAAGAGGAGTCTGAAGCAACCAACTGAACCTGAACCACCTGAGAGTTTGTCCCCTTTGTCCTCTTTCGAAGACTGCAAAGTCACCAGGTACACGTTTGAGATTGTTGACAAACAAGGTCTTCTGGACGTGGATGTGGCCAACTCGGACCTGGATCCAGTAGACGCTCTCCCAGGAGGGCAGACGAAACCAGCATCCAGCAGCACACACTACGACGATGCCGTGCAGTTCCTGAAGAAGAAGAGGTATCTCCAGCAGGTCACTATGGCCAACAACGACAACCGAGAGTACGCTGTTAATGTAAGCAGCATCGCGTCCCAGCCTTCCGCTACACAAGTCGCAGTGGCCAGCGTCATAGACGAAACCGTTCCCGCCACCATCTTGGAACCCCAGCCGTTGAGCGTCGAGCTCAAGTCCAATCACGACAAGAACGTGCTCCCGGATGAGGTTCTCCAGACTCTCTTGGACCACTACTCAAACAAGGCCAACGTGCAGCCAGATATCTCCTTCAGTGTGGCCGACACTGAGGTGACATCCAGCATCTCCATCAACTCCTCCGATGTGTCTGAGGGCAGCCCGGTAGAAAGCTTGGGAAGTAACTCTCAAGCCCCATCAGCAGAGAAGTCTAGCCTCCTGCACGAGTACTCCAAGTTCCTCCAGCAAGCACTGGAGAGGACCAGCCAGAATGATAGCTACCTGAGCAGCCAGAGTCTTACCTTTGTCACCGAGAGCCCCAGCCTTTCCAACCAGCCTCTGTTCTCCACAGAGAAGCAGTACCCTTCCCCCAGCAGGTTTACCGCTGGTACTGGTAGGTCAGGGATGAACTCTCCACTAAGGTCTACCTTGGAGAAACCCCATTTTGGACTCCTTGTAGGGGACTCCCAGCACTCTTTCTCATTTTCGGGGGATGAAACCACTACCTCGGCCGTGTCGCCAACCGAAGATTTTCTGGAGGGAGTTGCGTCTTCGAAAAAGACTGATGCTCAAGGGTTGCATCAGACTTATCAAATCAGCACCTTCGATCAGAACTTCCCGTCGCAGTTCCAGACCTCACGTTCTGGAATCACCTCCCAATTTACTATTGCCAATGGACAAGTCAGTCTGCGAAGTCACGGAACAGACTTCTCTGAATTCCCCATTGAGACGAGGTCTCAATTGAACTCTTCCCCTGATGCTACAAGCAGTCAAACGTTTGGTTGA
- the LOC106586453 gene encoding phosphatidylcholine-sterol acyltransferase — protein MGHAHCCTVLFIVFLALQQAAGFWHFDVFPSNFTTQNKVPNNSTPPVLIVPGTAGNQLEAKIDKPSRVHWMCYKKTDDFFTLWIDLNMFMPIGINCWIDNIRIVYNRTTRKSSNSAGVSVRVPGFGQTYTVEFLDNHKLSGYFNNMVTHLVNMGYVRNEAVRAAPYDFRVAPNEQEEYFSRLKKLIEDMYEQYQQPLYILGHSMGSNYVLYFLYQQTQAWKDQYIKGFISLGAPWGGAVKTLRVLASGDNLGIPMVSNIKIREQQRMTTTNPWMLPFEEAWPADHVFISTPSFNYTRQDYQRFFKDIDFEDGWFMWEDTRNLTAGLPPPGVEMYCFYGVGLPTPVTYIYDDQFPNADPIDYVYADGDDTVDSLSLGLCKRWRGKQAQPVHVKEFRSMPHMEIVLNRKVINVVQSILEGRYGEEDSTLMN, from the exons ATGGGACACGCGCACTGCTGTACCGTGCTCTTTATAGTATTCCTTGCGCTACAGCAAGCTGCTGGATTTTGGCACTTCGATGTCTTTCCATCAAATTTCACAACTCAAAACAAAGTGCCAAACAATAGCACTCCGCCGGTTCTTATAG TGCCTGGGACTGCAGGAAACCAGCTTGAAGCTAAGATTGACAAGCCAAGCCGTGTGCATTGGATGTGCTACAAAAAAACAGATGACTTTTTCACACTTTGGATTGACCTGAATATGTTCATGCCAATTGGGATTAACTGTTGGATTGATAATATAAG AATTGTATACAATAGGACAACTCGCAAGTCATCCAATTCTGCAGGGGTGTCTGTGAGAGTGCCTGGTTTTGGACAGACATATACTGTTGAGTTCTTGGACAACCACAAGCTGTCAG GTTATTTTAATAATATGGTTACACATTTGGTCAACATGGGATATGTCCGCAATGAGGCTGTCCGAGCAGCACCATATGACTTCAGAGTAGCTCCGA ACGAGCAGGAGGAATACTTTTCACGGCTGAAGAAGCTGATTGAGGATATGTACGAGCAGTATCAACAACCACTTTATATCCTGGGCCACAGCATGGGAAGCAATTATGTCCTCTACTTCTTATATCAGCAGACCCAGGCTTGGAAAGACCAATACATCAAAGGCTTCATTTCACTTGGAGCACCCTGGGGTGGGGCTGTCAAGACCCTTCGAGTACTAGCATCAG GTGACAATCTTGGCATCCCAATGGTGTCCAACATCAAGATCCGGGAGCAGCAGCGGATGACCACCACAAACCCCTGGATGCTTCCATTTGAAGAGGCCTGGCCTGCAGACCATGTCTTCATCTCCACGCCATCATTCAACTATACCCGCCAGGACTACCAGCGCTTCTTTAAAGACATTGACTTTGAAGATGGCTGGTTCATGTGGGAAGACACCAGAAACTTGACAGCTGGTCTGCCCCCTCCTGGTGTTGAGATGTACTGCTTCTATGGTGTGGGGCTGCCCACACCGGTTACCTATATTTATGACGACCAGTTCCCAAATGCAGACCCTATAGACTATGTGTATGCTGATGGGGATGATACAGTGGACAGTCTTAGCCTCGGTCTTTGTAAACGCTGGAGAGGGAAGCAAGCACAGCCTGTCCATGTCAAGGAATTCAGGTCTATGCCCCACATGGAAATAGTATTAAATAGGAAGGTGATCAATGTGGTCCAGAGTATTCTGGAGGGAAGGTATGGTGAAGAGGATTCTACATTGATGAACTGA